The Natronoglycomyces albus genome has a segment encoding these proteins:
- a CDS encoding acetolactate synthase large subunit: protein MKLVEPLASAKQPESTNGPQLSGAQILVKSLENLEVEAVFGIPGGAILPAYDPLLDSTSVRHVLVRHEQGAGHAAAGYAAATGRVGVCMATSGPGATNLVTPLADAHMDSVPMVAITGQVASHAIGSDAFQEADIHGITMPVTKHSYLVTDVDELPRVLAEAFHIAATGRPGPVLVDIPKDILNATATFAWPPSMQLPGYRPTMQPHGKQIREAAKHICAARRPVLYVGGGVLRSEATEQLHTLAEMTGAPVVTTLMARGAFPDTHPQHLGMPGMHGTVPAVLALQKADLIVALGARFDDRVTGKLDSFAPEAKVVHVDIDPAEIGKNRHADVPIVGDCKAAIGAICEALRTASAPEVELSRSRLAPWWTMLGDLTDRYPLGYDSHPGSPLLPQFVIERLGELTSADTIYTTGVGQHQMWAAQFIKYDRPGTFLNSGGLGTMGYAVPAAMGAKLGQPDREVWAIDGDGCFQMTNQELATCAIEGIPIKVAVINNGNLGMVRQWQTLFYNQRYSNTNLGTHGTDGPRVPDFVRLAEALGCVGLRCESAADVDATIAKARAIDDQPVVVDFTVGADAMVWPMVPAGLANDDILYARGQRPDFSDEEEC, encoded by the coding sequence GTGAAGCTCGTCGAGCCTCTCGCGTCCGCCAAACAACCGGAATCGACCAACGGCCCCCAACTATCCGGGGCCCAGATTCTGGTGAAGTCGCTGGAAAACCTCGAGGTAGAGGCGGTGTTTGGGATTCCGGGCGGGGCGATCCTTCCCGCTTACGATCCGCTGCTGGACTCGACCTCGGTGCGCCACGTGCTGGTGCGTCACGAGCAGGGAGCCGGGCACGCCGCCGCCGGATATGCCGCTGCCACCGGTCGAGTCGGCGTGTGCATGGCCACCTCGGGCCCTGGAGCCACGAACTTGGTGACCCCGTTGGCCGACGCGCACATGGACTCGGTTCCCATGGTCGCCATCACGGGGCAGGTCGCTTCGCACGCGATCGGGTCGGATGCCTTTCAAGAGGCTGACATTCACGGCATCACGATGCCGGTCACCAAGCATTCCTACCTGGTCACTGACGTTGATGAGCTGCCACGAGTTCTGGCGGAGGCCTTCCATATCGCCGCGACTGGCCGGCCCGGCCCGGTGCTGGTCGACATTCCCAAGGACATCCTCAACGCCACCGCGACGTTCGCGTGGCCTCCGTCGATGCAGCTGCCGGGCTATCGGCCGACAATGCAGCCGCACGGGAAACAAATCCGGGAGGCCGCCAAGCACATTTGTGCCGCTCGCCGCCCGGTGCTCTATGTCGGTGGGGGAGTGCTCAGGAGCGAGGCGACGGAGCAACTTCACACACTTGCCGAGATGACCGGAGCACCTGTGGTCACCACGCTCATGGCGCGAGGGGCGTTCCCGGATACGCACCCGCAGCACTTGGGGATGCCCGGCATGCACGGTACGGTCCCAGCGGTCTTGGCACTGCAAAAGGCGGACCTGATCGTGGCTTTGGGGGCCCGTTTCGATGACCGCGTGACGGGGAAACTGGATTCCTTCGCCCCCGAGGCGAAGGTGGTGCATGTTGACATCGACCCGGCCGAGATCGGCAAGAACCGCCACGCCGATGTGCCGATCGTGGGTGACTGTAAAGCCGCCATCGGTGCCATTTGCGAGGCTTTGCGTACCGCCTCCGCGCCCGAGGTCGAGTTGAGTCGCAGCCGGCTGGCTCCCTGGTGGACGATGCTGGGCGATCTGACTGATCGCTATCCGCTGGGATATGACTCCCACCCCGGTTCGCCTTTGTTGCCGCAGTTCGTCATTGAACGCCTCGGTGAACTGACCTCTGCGGACACCATCTACACCACGGGCGTCGGTCAGCACCAAATGTGGGCCGCGCAGTTCATCAAGTACGACCGGCCAGGCACCTTCCTCAACTCCGGCGGATTGGGCACCATGGGCTATGCGGTGCCCGCCGCCATGGGCGCCAAACTGGGGCAACCCGACCGTGAGGTGTGGGCCATCGATGGCGACGGCTGCTTCCAAATGACAAACCAGGAGCTCGCCACGTGCGCTATCGAGGGAATCCCCATCAAGGTCGCCGTTATCAACAACGGCAACCTCGGTATGGTGCGCCAGTGGCAGACGCTGTTTTACAACCAGCGGTATTCCAATACCAACCTGGGAACGCATGGAACTGACGGTCCTCGAGTTCCCGACTTCGTGCGCCTGGCCGAAGCGTTGGGCTGTGTCGGTTTGCGCTGTGAGAGCGCCGCCGACGTCGATGCCACGATTGCCAAGGCCCGCGCCATCGACGACCAGCCTGTGGTCGTCGACTTCACCGTCGGAGCCGACGCGATGGTGTGGCCGATGGTGCCCGCAGGGCTTGCCAACGACGACATTCTCTACGCCAGGGGCCAGCGGCCCGACTTCTCCGACGAGGAGGAATGCTAA
- a CDS encoding anti-sigma factor yields MSTQNHTLIGAYVLNAVDEDERTQMERHLAECPECVQEVREMEETVARLADITVTDPPRQLRDRVLEQVRRTRQEPPPAGSPQEILRPRRIRPWRTIALATALSVVMAIAGGAIAYVFAQQQFTTERQEADQMAAILAAGDAEAAHGSTAEGGRVTVIYSPSHDQAVVSVSELAPVSEDRSYQLWLIDDQGPVSAGVMPAGHNSASMLVGDIQDATILAVTNEPAGGSEAPTTTPLADVEIPTDT; encoded by the coding sequence ATGAGCACCCAAAACCACACCCTGATCGGTGCCTACGTACTCAACGCTGTGGATGAGGATGAGCGCACCCAAATGGAACGCCATCTAGCCGAATGCCCCGAGTGCGTTCAAGAAGTACGCGAAATGGAGGAGACTGTGGCTCGGCTAGCCGACATCACCGTGACCGACCCTCCCCGGCAACTGCGCGACCGGGTGCTCGAACAGGTGCGGCGCACCCGGCAAGAACCGCCTCCAGCTGGAAGCCCACAGGAAATCCTGCGACCCCGCCGCATTCGCCCCTGGCGCACCATCGCACTGGCGACGGCCCTATCCGTGGTTATGGCAATCGCTGGAGGAGCGATCGCATATGTGTTCGCACAGCAACAGTTCACCACCGAGCGACAAGAGGCCGACCAGATGGCGGCGATCCTGGCCGCAGGAGACGCCGAGGCCGCACACGGATCGACAGCCGAAGGCGGACGAGTCACGGTGATCTACTCGCCCTCCCATGACCAAGCGGTGGTATCGGTCTCAGAACTCGCGCCCGTCAGTGAGGACCGCTCCTATCAGCTGTGGCTGATTGACGACCAAGGGCCGGTATCGGCTGGTGTCATGCCAGCAGGTCACAACTCCGCCTCCATGCTGGTTGGTGACATCCAGGACGCGACCATCCTCGCAGTCACGAACGAACCCGCAGGTGGATCGGAGGCGCCGACGACGACGCCGCTGGCCGATGTGGAGATTCCCACCGACACCTAG
- the ilvD gene encoding dihydroxy-acid dehydratase has protein sequence MPALRSRTTTHGRAMAGARALWRATGMTDSDFGKPIIAIANSYTQFVPGHVHLKDLGGLVSDAISQAGGVAREFHTIAVDDGIAMGHSGMLYSLPSREIIADSVEYMVNAHCADALVCISNCDKITPGMLNAALRLNIPTVFISGGPMEAGKTVAADGVVKRKLDLVDAMVASADDSVSDDNLDEIERSACPTCGSCSGMFTANSMNCLTEAIGLALPGNGSVLATHAKRKALFTRAGTTVVDLCRRYYDNDDESVLPRNIANRDAFDNAVALDVAMGGSTNTVLHLLAAAREAEIDFSVSDIDEVSRRVPCLAKIAPNSPDYHMEDVHRAGGIPAILGELYRAGLLRENVSSIHTDSLDEWLNTWDIRAQEPSAEALALFAAAPGGVRTTEPFSTENRWETLDTDAENGCIHSVEHAYSADGGLAVLFGNLALEGCVVKTAGVPDDSLTFTGPAKVFESQEDAVSGILNKEVHKGHVVVIRYEGPKGGPGMQEMLHPTSFLKGRGLGPHCALITDGRFSGGTSGLSIGHVSPEAAGGGLIALVEDGDEITLDIPRRSIELRVDEAELQRRRIEQEKRDAPYTPQNRHRPVSAALRAYASMTTAASDGAYRKVD, from the coding sequence ATGCCAGCTTTGCGTTCACGAACTACTACTCACGGTCGAGCGATGGCCGGAGCCCGCGCCCTGTGGCGCGCTACCGGCATGACCGACTCCGACTTCGGTAAGCCGATCATCGCGATCGCCAACTCATATACCCAGTTTGTGCCCGGGCACGTCCACCTCAAGGATCTCGGAGGACTGGTATCCGATGCCATCAGCCAGGCCGGGGGAGTGGCTCGCGAATTCCACACCATCGCCGTTGACGATGGCATCGCGATGGGGCATAGTGGCATGCTCTACTCTCTGCCCAGCCGCGAGATCATCGCCGACTCGGTCGAATACATGGTCAACGCGCACTGTGCTGACGCGCTAGTGTGCATCTCCAACTGCGACAAGATCACCCCCGGGATGCTCAACGCTGCCTTGCGCCTCAATATCCCGACTGTGTTCATCTCTGGTGGCCCGATGGAAGCGGGCAAGACAGTCGCCGCCGATGGGGTCGTTAAACGTAAGCTCGACTTGGTCGATGCGATGGTGGCCTCGGCTGACGACAGCGTCTCCGATGACAATCTCGATGAGATCGAACGGTCCGCTTGCCCGACCTGCGGATCGTGTTCGGGTATGTTCACAGCCAACTCCATGAACTGCCTGACCGAGGCGATTGGCCTCGCGTTGCCTGGCAACGGTTCGGTCTTGGCCACCCACGCCAAGCGCAAGGCGCTCTTCACCCGGGCTGGAACGACGGTGGTTGACCTGTGTCGTCGCTATTACGACAATGACGATGAGTCTGTCCTGCCGCGCAATATCGCCAATCGCGATGCCTTCGATAACGCCGTGGCGCTCGATGTGGCCATGGGGGGGTCCACAAATACGGTCTTGCACCTGCTGGCGGCCGCGCGCGAGGCCGAGATCGACTTTAGCGTCTCCGATATTGACGAGGTTTCACGTCGGGTTCCGTGCCTGGCCAAGATCGCGCCGAATTCACCCGACTACCACATGGAGGATGTGCATCGTGCCGGTGGCATCCCCGCCATCCTCGGGGAGCTGTATCGGGCAGGTCTGCTGCGCGAGAATGTTTCGTCCATCCATACTGACTCGCTCGATGAGTGGCTCAACACCTGGGATATTCGAGCCCAAGAACCTAGTGCCGAAGCGCTCGCGCTGTTTGCGGCCGCGCCCGGCGGGGTGCGCACGACTGAGCCGTTTTCAACCGAGAACCGGTGGGAGACGCTCGACACCGACGCCGAAAACGGTTGTATCCATTCGGTCGAACACGCCTACTCCGCCGATGGTGGTCTGGCTGTCTTGTTCGGAAACCTGGCGCTGGAGGGGTGTGTCGTCAAGACCGCGGGCGTCCCTGACGACAGCTTGACTTTCACCGGTCCAGCCAAAGTCTTCGAATCGCAAGAGGACGCCGTCTCGGGCATCCTCAATAAGGAAGTCCACAAAGGCCACGTCGTCGTCATCCGCTATGAGGGGCCCAAGGGTGGGCCTGGAATGCAGGAAATGTTGCACCCGACCTCGTTTTTGAAAGGACGCGGTCTCGGCCCACACTGCGCGTTGATTACCGACGGTCGATTCTCCGGCGGCACCTCCGGACTTTCGATTGGCCATGTCTCGCCTGAGGCCGCCGGTGGTGGCCTCATCGCCTTGGTTGAAGACGGTGACGAGATCACTCTGGACATCCCACGACGGAGCATTGAGTTGCGCGTCGATGAGGCCGAACTTCAGCGACGCCGTATTGAGCAGGAAAAACGCGACGCTCCCTACACTCCGCAGAATCGTCACCGTCCAGTCAGCGCGGCCTTGCGTGCCTATGCCTCGATGACCACGGCGGCTTCGGATGGGGCCTACCGGAAGGTCGACTAG
- a CDS encoding EAL domain-containing protein: MRLSSHNSRGRRPHAAASWLAATSVWLLVLSATANSAAGILTGTLTSSEAASLGTLGVTCAGTLAWLSSGHVGPGWRVPYQLSAAGLLTFVAGVAVAILLPTSHGASVATAALVASACVFVAALLRLPDRTLDISAQLRRGLDGFFVGVCLLFGLWLIVIRPWYEASRTDIASIDLLVVLPAMFAPVLLGIGVTTSLRLSRSRGRLLLLCLAQVFVYTTGVGLVAAWQWGPSAVATLWWMVVWIIAATSLIGVALLARAQIAQRAGARRTVLHHFALASGAAIATTAFFHHGASTGPLPLDAALLALLGICALGARLLLTYFDVQRGASILIDRESRYRAIVGASSDIMMVLDNHLRLTWAAAGSTWTSLTANDAAIGRQFTDLLHPEDQPQAAALLQGLLDGSIRERRVAIDARIRDDNDEWRYTESIVTDQRAHPHVRGLVVRTVEVSVRRSLEAELARLAYTDSLTGLANRRSLLQTLQGTVVGDHTQPVVLLALDLDGFKNVNDTQGHAMGDELLNEVAIQLKERVRPTSVVARVGGDEFAVLLRMTNREAREWAEQVLHAISRPVQLSDETTVFITGSIGLASSAPGMTPEDLMRNADLALRAAKQAGKNRVESYDFAFEERVRRRMEVTQELRGAIERDELSLVFQPVYSLPDRRIVGAEALMRWENSKLGRISPGEFIPAATEAGFTHELAIWTVRQVSAQLGQWKADQHSAWISINVSVRDLHTSRFATAVNQALIEQGVPASRLVIEVTEHDFSNHMETLIAQLSALRGTGVRIAMDDFGSGYSSLGQLHRLPIDILKIDRDIISEDSGAPAPLAEITVQLGRQLGMEVIGEGVESVRQLRTLEKAKCPMVQGYYFARPMPAEELQRLLLEQRPSTIPA; encoded by the coding sequence ATGAGGTTGTCTTCCCATAACAGCCGAGGCCGGCGCCCCCACGCTGCCGCCTCGTGGCTGGCTGCCACCTCCGTGTGGTTGCTCGTGCTCAGCGCCACGGCCAATTCGGCGGCTGGCATCCTCACCGGCACTCTCACCTCGTCCGAAGCCGCGAGCCTGGGTACGCTCGGTGTCACCTGCGCCGGAACTCTCGCCTGGCTCTCCTCAGGCCATGTGGGCCCCGGTTGGCGCGTCCCCTACCAGCTCTCAGCCGCGGGCCTTTTGACCTTCGTGGCCGGTGTCGCGGTCGCGATCTTGCTTCCGACCTCCCACGGTGCCAGCGTAGCCACGGCCGCGCTGGTCGCCAGCGCCTGCGTCTTCGTCGCGGCTCTGTTGCGATTGCCTGACCGCACACTTGATATCAGCGCCCAGTTGCGACGCGGACTTGACGGATTTTTCGTGGGTGTGTGTCTGCTTTTCGGACTGTGGCTGATCGTCATCCGCCCTTGGTACGAGGCAAGCCGTACTGACATCGCCAGCATCGACCTTCTCGTGGTACTCCCGGCTATGTTCGCGCCGGTCCTGCTTGGCATTGGTGTCACCACCTCGTTGCGCCTGTCGCGTTCGAGGGGTCGCCTGTTGCTGCTTTGCCTGGCACAGGTCTTTGTCTATACCACCGGTGTCGGACTAGTTGCCGCGTGGCAGTGGGGCCCCTCCGCAGTGGCCACGTTGTGGTGGATGGTTGTGTGGATTATCGCCGCGACTTCGCTGATCGGGGTGGCGTTGTTGGCGCGCGCCCAGATCGCCCAGCGAGCCGGGGCCCGTCGCACTGTCTTGCACCATTTCGCGTTGGCCAGCGGAGCCGCCATCGCCACCACGGCGTTCTTCCATCACGGCGCGTCCACGGGTCCGCTTCCGTTGGACGCGGCGCTATTGGCGCTCCTTGGCATCTGTGCGCTGGGGGCGCGCCTGCTGCTGACATATTTCGACGTACAGCGTGGGGCTTCGATCCTCATTGACCGCGAATCACGTTATCGCGCCATCGTGGGAGCCTCCTCCGACATCATGATGGTGCTGGACAATCATTTGCGTCTCACCTGGGCGGCCGCTGGTTCCACGTGGACGTCCCTGACGGCCAATGACGCGGCGATAGGCCGTCAGTTCACCGATCTGCTTCACCCTGAGGACCAGCCGCAAGCCGCCGCGCTGCTTCAGGGTTTGCTGGACGGGTCGATCCGGGAACGTCGAGTCGCGATCGACGCGCGCATCCGTGATGACAACGACGAATGGCGCTATACCGAATCCATCGTCACCGATCAGCGAGCTCATCCGCATGTGCGGGGGCTGGTCGTGCGCACGGTCGAGGTGAGTGTGCGCCGGAGCCTAGAAGCGGAGTTGGCCCGCCTGGCCTATACCGATTCCCTCACGGGGTTGGCCAATCGCCGTTCGCTGTTGCAAACGCTGCAAGGCACGGTCGTGGGCGACCATACGCAGCCGGTGGTGCTCCTAGCGCTGGATCTGGACGGGTTTAAGAACGTCAATGACACCCAGGGGCACGCGATGGGAGACGAGCTGCTCAATGAGGTGGCTATTCAGCTCAAGGAGCGGGTGCGTCCGACATCAGTCGTCGCCCGGGTCGGTGGCGATGAATTCGCGGTCCTGTTGCGTATGACCAATCGGGAGGCACGTGAATGGGCAGAACAGGTCCTGCACGCGATCAGTCGGCCAGTGCAGTTGTCCGATGAGACGACCGTGTTCATCACCGGAAGTATCGGACTGGCGTCTTCGGCTCCGGGTATGACGCCCGAGGACCTTATGCGCAATGCCGACCTGGCTTTGCGCGCGGCCAAACAAGCCGGTAAGAACCGAGTTGAAAGTTACGACTTCGCCTTTGAAGAACGGGTACGCCGTCGCATGGAGGTCACGCAGGAACTTCGCGGCGCGATTGAACGCGATGAGCTGTCGCTGGTGTTTCAGCCGGTCTATTCGCTGCCGGATCGACGCATTGTCGGGGCGGAGGCGCTCATGCGGTGGGAGAACTCCAAGCTGGGGCGTATCTCGCCCGGAGAGTTCATCCCCGCCGCCACAGAGGCTGGATTCACTCATGAGTTGGCCATCTGGACGGTCCGACAGGTTTCGGCGCAACTGGGGCAGTGGAAGGCAGATCAGCACAGCGCGTGGATTTCGATCAACGTGTCGGTGCGGGATTTGCATACCTCTCGGTTTGCGACTGCGGTGAATCAAGCGCTGATCGAACAGGGCGTACCTGCCTCTCGGCTGGTCATCGAGGTCACTGAGCATGATTTCTCCAATCACATGGAGACCTTGATCGCCCAGCTGTCGGCCTTGCGAGGCACGGGCGTACGGATTGCGATGGATGACTTCGGGTCGGGATATTCCTCTTTGGGACAGTTGCATCGGCTGCCGATTGACATTCTCAAGATCGACCGCGACATCATTTCCGAAGACAGCGGTGCGCCAGCTCCGCTAGCTGAGATCACCGTGCAGCTGGGGCGCCAGCTTGGTATGGAGGTCATTGGGGAGGGTGTGGAGTCGGTTCGACAACTTCGCACGTTGGAGAAGGCCAAGTGCCCTATGGTGCAGGGCTACTATTTCGCCCGTCCGATGCCAGCCGAGGAGTTGCAAAGACTGTTGTTGGAGCAGCGCCCGAGCACGATCCCCGCTTGA
- the ilvC gene encoding ketol-acid reductoisomerase: MAAEVFYDSDADLALISDKSVAVLGYGSQGHAHALSLRDSGIEVRVGLPENSKSRAKAEDEGLTVTTPAQACEWADVIMVLTPDTTQAKLFEKDIAPHLKSGDTLMFGHGFNIRYGLISVPSDVDVSMVAPKSPGHLVRRQYVDGKGVPCLVAVEQDSSGQAFETALAYAKAIGGTRAGVLKTTFTEETETDLFGEQVVLCGGITELIRAGFDTLVEAGYSPEAAYFECLHETKLIVDMLYEGGLGNMWSSVSDTAEYGGVTRGPRVISQASREEMRKALAEIQDGRFAKEWVAEAENYEQFNKLRAQQREHGIEKVGAELRQMMPWVKK; encoded by the coding sequence ATGGCCGCCGAAGTGTTTTACGATTCCGACGCCGATCTAGCCCTCATCAGTGACAAGTCGGTCGCTGTGCTCGGCTACGGCTCCCAGGGACACGCACACGCCCTGAGCCTGCGCGACTCCGGGATTGAGGTGCGGGTCGGCCTGCCGGAAAACTCGAAGTCCCGCGCCAAGGCCGAAGACGAGGGCCTGACTGTCACCACGCCCGCCCAGGCATGCGAGTGGGCCGACGTCATCATGGTCCTCACGCCTGACACCACGCAGGCGAAACTGTTTGAGAAAGACATCGCCCCGCACCTGAAATCGGGCGACACGCTCATGTTTGGCCACGGGTTCAACATCCGTTACGGCCTCATCAGTGTTCCCTCCGACGTGGACGTGTCGATGGTCGCGCCGAAGAGCCCCGGCCACCTTGTGCGTCGCCAGTACGTCGACGGCAAGGGCGTCCCCTGTCTAGTGGCTGTCGAACAGGACTCCTCGGGCCAGGCATTTGAGACCGCGCTCGCCTATGCCAAAGCCATCGGTGGCACCCGGGCTGGTGTGCTCAAGACCACCTTCACCGAGGAAACCGAGACCGACCTCTTCGGCGAACAGGTCGTCCTCTGCGGCGGTATCACCGAGCTCATCCGCGCCGGCTTCGACACGCTTGTCGAGGCGGGCTACAGCCCGGAGGCCGCTTACTTCGAGTGTCTGCACGAGACCAAGCTCATCGTCGACATGCTCTACGAAGGCGGCTTGGGCAACATGTGGAGCTCGGTGTCCGACACAGCCGAATACGGCGGGGTCACCCGCGGCCCACGTGTCATTTCGCAGGCATCGCGAGAAGAGATGCGGAAGGCTCTGGCCGAGATCCAAGACGGCCGCTTCGCCAAAGAGTGGGTCGCCGAGGCGGAAAACTACGAACAGTTCAATAAGCTGCGTGCCCAGCAGCGCGAACATGGCATCGAAAAAGTCGGTGCCGAGCTGCGCCAGATGATGCCATGGGTCAAGAAGTAA
- the sigK gene encoding ECF RNA polymerase sigma factor SigK, protein MTVATNGVAEGTAESLLHSCALGDEEAFATLYDRVSPRVYGLCLRILRDPAQAEEVAQEVLIEIWRTAARFDHRKGSANAWITTMAHRRAVDRVRSEQAASDRERRAAAGNTEVDYDSVSEQATSKLEQRQVRRCLKTLTELQRQAITLAYYGGHTYRQTAKLLEAAVPTIKTRIRDGLIRLRDCLEVSR, encoded by the coding sequence TTGACCGTGGCCACGAACGGAGTAGCGGAAGGGACCGCTGAGTCGTTGCTACACAGTTGCGCCCTGGGAGACGAAGAGGCGTTCGCTACCCTCTACGACCGTGTTTCTCCTCGCGTCTATGGCCTATGCCTGCGCATCCTGCGCGACCCCGCCCAAGCCGAAGAGGTAGCCCAAGAGGTACTCATCGAAATCTGGCGCACCGCCGCCCGATTCGACCACCGCAAGGGCTCCGCCAACGCCTGGATCACCACCATGGCGCACCGACGCGCGGTCGACCGCGTGCGGTCCGAACAAGCCGCCAGCGACCGAGAACGCAGGGCCGCCGCCGGAAACACCGAAGTTGACTACGATTCGGTCTCCGAACAGGCAACCTCCAAACTCGAACAGCGACAAGTGCGTCGATGTTTGAAAACCCTCACCGAGCTGCAAAGACAGGCCATCACCCTGGCCTACTACGGGGGACACACCTACCGACAGACCGCCAAACTCTTGGAAGCGGCCGTACCCACAATCAAGACCCGTATTCGCGACGGTCTGATCCGCCTGCGCGACTGCTTGGAGGTGTCACGATGA
- the ilvN gene encoding acetolactate synthase small subunit translates to MSKHTLSVLVENKPGVLARVAGLFSRRGFNIDSLAVGETEHPGVSRITIVVDAASAPLEQVTKQLNKLIHVLKIVELETDTSVTRQLLLVKVRADSAIRSEVVETAKLFRAKVVDVTPDTVTIEITGTDGKVNAFLEVVEPYGIKELVQSGMVGLVRGGKSMTSLSRHNLAAS, encoded by the coding sequence ATGTCCAAGCACACGCTCTCTGTCCTGGTCGAGAACAAGCCGGGGGTCCTCGCCCGCGTCGCCGGGTTGTTCAGCCGCCGTGGTTTCAACATTGACTCACTGGCCGTCGGTGAAACCGAGCATCCGGGGGTTTCGCGCATCACCATCGTGGTCGACGCGGCCTCAGCTCCCCTGGAGCAGGTCACCAAGCAACTCAACAAGCTCATCCATGTGCTCAAGATCGTCGAGCTGGAAACCGACACCTCGGTCACTCGTCAGCTCTTGCTCGTGAAAGTTCGCGCCGATAGCGCGATTCGCTCCGAGGTGGTGGAAACAGCAAAACTGTTTCGCGCCAAAGTCGTCGACGTCACGCCCGACACCGTCACCATCGAGATCACGGGTACCGACGGCAAGGTCAACGCCTTCCTGGAAGTGGTCGAGCCCTATGGCATCAAGGAATTGGTGCAGTCGGGCATGGTCGGCCTCGTGCGGGGCGGCAAGTCGATGACCTCGCTAAGTCGCCACAATCTGGCGGCGTCCTAA
- the hemQ gene encoding hydrogen peroxide-dependent heme synthase: MSEKSGQTNAARLKELNNTIRYTMWSVFSSQERLPSDRDEIASDAATFFANAQEQDVTVRGVYDVSGLRADADVMVWWHAETSDQLQDAYAGFRRSLLGQHLAPVWSNMALHRPAEFNRSHIPAFLAGEEAREYICVYPFVRSYEWYLLPDEERRDMLREHGQMARDYPDVRANTVASFALGDYEWILAFEADELHRIVDVMRELRASRARRHVREEVPFFTGRKVSIEKIIRDLP, translated from the coding sequence ATGTCAGAGAAATCCGGCCAGACCAATGCCGCGCGCCTGAAGGAATTGAACAACACCATTCGTTACACGATGTGGTCGGTGTTCTCCTCGCAGGAGCGTCTACCCTCCGACCGGGACGAGATCGCCTCGGATGCCGCTACGTTCTTCGCGAACGCCCAGGAGCAAGACGTCACAGTGCGCGGGGTGTATGACGTGTCGGGTCTGCGCGCGGACGCTGATGTCATGGTCTGGTGGCATGCGGAGACCTCCGACCAGCTACAGGATGCTTATGCCGGATTCCGCCGGTCTCTGCTGGGCCAGCATCTGGCTCCGGTGTGGTCAAACATGGCACTGCACCGCCCCGCAGAGTTCAACCGCAGTCACATTCCCGCCTTCCTAGCGGGGGAAGAGGCGCGCGAGTACATCTGTGTCTACCCGTTTGTCCGCTCCTATGAGTGGTACTTGCTTCCGGACGAGGAACGCCGCGACATGCTGCGGGAACATGGTCAGATGGCGCGTGACTACCCGGACGTGCGGGCCAACACGGTGGCGTCTTTCGCCCTGGGCGACTATGAGTGGATTCTGGCGTTCGAGGCCGATGAGTTGCATCGCATCGTGGACGTCATGCGGGAGCTGCGGGCGTCGCGGGCGCGCCGTCATGTGCGCGAGGAGGTCCCGTTCTTCACAGGTCGCAAGGTCAGTATCGAAAAGATCATTCGCGATCTCCCCTAA